From Solwaraspora sp. WMMD1047, the proteins below share one genomic window:
- a CDS encoding TIR-like protein FxsC → MPDLADGALDWAVQAIRHLGPALDATNIAEALWLAATIRAPDSVEDRESPDPHTLLQAKNPDPGRPDRSSATLNLYDTADQPSNPADQNLRVRGATALPAALDVERALRAFRRPWPSGRRQQLDLGTTVERYAQTGQLIPIMRPAPERWFEVAVVVDGSPSMSVWQSTVHALVRTLRHTGAFRSVRSWKLTVNDSGPALADQATGRTIHVSRLRTPDKRLLVLVISDCAGDSWQESRTWRAVWDWCRRTPTALINPLSPTLWRRTGLSLPGATVHASRIGTANRELHYFLPTLLRLSTSSDGWLPVPVLTLTPHSISRWADTLMRLDPRGCEVVLVPSSGRVDRLADRSIPDSNPIDRVARFRHIASENAVRLAALCAPHSAVSIEHLHLLRQEVVPLATVSDMAEVLVGGIGTVVSEVDGPVFHLYPDARPALSALLTANDAWRAYEVVSRYVERNFTPSGQLTLAVGGQTELSVPGRHPLADASHDILRLLGVTPPDQDPITIETASRSLTGGGTRFTSSRPPKPPWQSPAGGNDVEQEVPRRPRLYFFLSYARSDDDPYVEQFFRDLCGEVRVRAGLASSEEVGFFDTHSIGIGATWSSELVDALAESGTFVALCSPRYFVSEACGREWQIFTERVERHQLATGSRSRTIIPAFWLPPRQVPEAVQRLQYDSAAFGEGYRRDGLRQLLRLSRNQDEYIELLAVLADQIVENVDTDPLPPIPRQERVEFVGVPSAFHQAETSIESPRVNRQGALRGPDGRSPYSHVVQDHVHFVIAAPNRREARAVRRDVAYYGEYSVEWAPYRPTFRQPLADFARAVASKRRLTSEVSPLAGHWTRMPSRGIVVLLVDCWVWQIATYRRVLSQWIETRRSELVTTAMVPINPEDRETRENWPQLAGGLRRLFARGTSAGEAFAFRPEILSHRAFDEDLQVVLEVARNRLFTLHSSAEDEPSSRSSRRPVVEAGFQFEGEPDAP, encoded by the coding sequence GTGCCTGACCTCGCCGACGGCGCACTCGACTGGGCGGTCCAGGCCATCCGGCACCTCGGGCCTGCCCTGGACGCGACCAATATCGCCGAAGCGCTGTGGCTGGCCGCCACCATCCGTGCCCCAGATTCGGTTGAGGACCGAGAATCGCCAGACCCCCACACACTGCTTCAGGCGAAAAACCCGGACCCTGGCCGGCCGGACCGGTCGTCGGCGACGCTCAACCTCTACGACACGGCCGACCAACCATCAAACCCTGCCGACCAGAACTTGCGAGTACGGGGCGCGACCGCGCTGCCGGCTGCACTCGACGTCGAGCGAGCATTGCGGGCTTTTCGGCGGCCATGGCCTAGCGGCCGGCGCCAGCAACTCGACCTGGGGACGACCGTCGAGAGATACGCCCAGACCGGCCAACTGATTCCGATCATGCGGCCGGCTCCCGAACGCTGGTTCGAGGTAGCGGTCGTCGTCGACGGTTCACCTTCGATGTCCGTCTGGCAATCGACCGTTCATGCGCTGGTACGGACGCTGCGTCATACCGGCGCGTTCCGATCCGTCCGGTCCTGGAAGCTCACGGTGAACGACAGCGGGCCCGCGCTCGCCGACCAGGCGACGGGTCGGACGATCCACGTCAGCCGGTTGAGGACACCCGATAAGCGCCTGCTGGTGCTTGTTATCTCCGACTGTGCGGGCGATTCATGGCAGGAATCGAGGACCTGGCGAGCCGTCTGGGACTGGTGCCGCCGCACGCCGACCGCCCTTATCAATCCGCTGAGCCCGACCCTGTGGCGTCGCACAGGGCTGTCGCTGCCCGGAGCCACGGTCCACGCGTCGCGCATCGGTACGGCGAATCGCGAGCTGCACTACTTTCTTCCCACCCTGTTGCGCCTATCGACCAGCTCTGATGGCTGGCTTCCCGTCCCGGTCCTCACGTTGACGCCCCATTCGATCTCACGCTGGGCGGATACGCTGATGCGTCTCGATCCCCGGGGGTGCGAGGTGGTGCTGGTGCCCAGTTCCGGCCGCGTCGACCGGCTGGCTGACCGTTCGATCCCCGACTCGAACCCGATCGACCGGGTGGCGCGCTTCCGCCATATCGCGTCCGAGAATGCCGTCCGGCTCGCCGCCCTCTGCGCGCCACATAGCGCGGTCAGCATCGAGCACCTGCATCTTCTCCGCCAAGAGGTGGTCCCACTGGCCACCGTCAGCGATATGGCCGAGGTACTGGTTGGCGGAATCGGAACTGTCGTCTCTGAGGTCGACGGTCCGGTCTTCCATCTCTACCCGGACGCTCGTCCAGCCCTGAGCGCGCTGCTCACTGCGAACGACGCCTGGCGCGCATACGAGGTGGTCAGCAGGTACGTCGAACGGAATTTCACTCCGTCCGGTCAGTTGACCTTGGCCGTCGGAGGTCAGACCGAATTGTCTGTGCCTGGCCGTCACCCGCTCGCGGACGCGTCACACGACATCCTGCGTCTCCTCGGCGTCACGCCACCGGACCAGGATCCGATCACGATAGAAACGGCCAGTAGGTCATTGACCGGAGGCGGGACACGCTTCACGAGCAGTCGGCCGCCGAAGCCTCCGTGGCAGTCTCCGGCCGGTGGCAACGATGTGGAGCAGGAGGTGCCGCGGCGGCCCCGGCTTTACTTCTTCCTCAGTTATGCGCGCAGTGACGATGATCCGTACGTCGAGCAGTTCTTCCGGGATCTCTGTGGTGAGGTGCGGGTGCGGGCGGGGTTGGCCAGCAGTGAGGAGGTCGGCTTCTTCGATACCCACAGCATCGGTATCGGGGCGACCTGGTCGTCGGAGTTGGTGGATGCGTTGGCCGAGTCCGGCACGTTTGTCGCGCTCTGCTCGCCGCGGTACTTCGTCAGTGAGGCGTGCGGTCGGGAGTGGCAGATCTTCACCGAGCGGGTCGAGCGGCATCAACTGGCCACCGGCTCCCGGTCTCGCACGATCATTCCGGCGTTCTGGTTGCCGCCGCGTCAGGTGCCGGAGGCAGTGCAGCGGCTGCAGTACGACAGCGCCGCGTTCGGGGAGGGGTATCGCCGAGACGGTCTGCGGCAGTTGCTGCGGCTGAGTCGTAACCAGGACGAGTACATCGAACTGCTGGCGGTGCTCGCCGATCAGATCGTGGAGAACGTCGACACCGATCCGTTGCCGCCGATTCCGCGGCAGGAGCGGGTGGAGTTCGTGGGGGTGCCGAGCGCTTTTCACCAAGCCGAAACGTCGATAGAGTCGCCAAGGGTAAACCGGCAAGGCGCCCTACGCGGACCGGATGGTCGCTCCCCGTACAGCCACGTAGTCCAGGACCATGTGCATTTCGTGATCGCAGCGCCGAATCGGCGGGAGGCGCGCGCGGTCCGACGCGATGTCGCCTACTACGGGGAGTACTCGGTCGAGTGGGCACCGTACCGGCCGACTTTCAGGCAACCGCTGGCTGATTTCGCCCGAGCGGTAGCTTCCAAGCGCAGGCTCACCTCCGAGGTGTCGCCATTGGCTGGGCACTGGACCAGGATGCCATCCAGGGGGATCGTGGTACTGCTGGTCGACTGCTGGGTGTGGCAGATCGCGACCTATCGCCGCGTTCTGTCGCAGTGGATAGAAACGCGGCGCTCCGAGTTGGTAACCACGGCGATGGTGCCGATCAACCCCGAGGATCGGGAGACCAGAGAGAACTGGCCTCAGCTCGCTGGCGGCCTGCGCCGCCTGTTCGCCCGAGGGACCAGCGCCGGTGAGGCCTTCGCCTTCCGGCCGGAGATCCTCAGTCACCGGGCCTTCGACGAGGACCTGCAGGTGGTGCTGGAAGTGGCCCGTAATCGCCTCTTCACTCTGCACAGCTCGGCAGAGGATGAGCCGTCATCACGCAGCTCACGTCGACCTGTTGTTGAGGCAGGGTTCCAGTTCGAAGGCGAGCCGGATGCGCCATGA
- a CDS encoding DUF397 domain-containing protein — MSTSERPRWRTSTRSSSNQGACVEVADNLPGRVLVRDSKDRPGPTLTFTPTTWQTFIQSAKR; from the coding sequence ATGAGTACGAGTGAGCGCCCCCGCTGGCGCACCAGCACCCGCAGCAGCTCCAACCAGGGCGCCTGCGTCGAGGTGGCCGACAATCTCCCCGGCCGCGTCCTGGTCCGCGACTCCAAGGACCGCCCCGGCCCCACCCTCACCTTCACCCCCACCACCTGGCAGACCTTCATCCAGTCCGCCAAGCGGTAG
- a CDS encoding helix-turn-helix transcriptional regulator, with the protein MSELPKTVRRLRTERKLTQRQLARSIKVSASLITAIENGRLIPQPDTTDRLDLALGAEGKVREAVATARDEATELWLRPWTYHESRATMLRWFEPSLIPGLLQTEDYTRAVLRGGRLPESEVERTTKDRRERQAATVGRPDPPMLTAVIGEFALRCGPPEVMKDQLDHLISATHQTRTQVLVIPNGTGLHAGLAGAFVLATLPGRQRVGYVDGPLRGDVTTDADDIAKLELAWEIVSGLALPVDLSRKLIEKVADEYE; encoded by the coding sequence GTGAGCGAGCTTCCGAAGACCGTCAGACGGCTCCGCACCGAACGCAAACTGACCCAGCGCCAACTCGCCAGATCGATCAAGGTCAGCGCATCGTTGATCACGGCCATCGAGAATGGCCGGCTCATTCCGCAACCCGACACCACTGATCGACTCGACCTCGCCCTCGGCGCAGAGGGAAAGGTCCGGGAGGCGGTCGCGACGGCACGGGACGAGGCGACGGAGCTCTGGCTGCGCCCGTGGACCTACCACGAAAGCCGCGCCACCATGCTGCGCTGGTTCGAGCCCAGCCTGATCCCGGGCCTGCTCCAGACCGAGGACTACACCCGCGCGGTGCTGCGCGGCGGCCGGCTGCCGGAGAGCGAGGTCGAGCGCACCACCAAGGACCGGCGCGAGCGGCAGGCGGCCACCGTCGGCCGCCCCGATCCGCCGATGCTGACCGCCGTCATCGGCGAGTTCGCGCTGCGCTGCGGCCCGCCCGAGGTGATGAAGGACCAGCTCGACCACCTGATCAGCGCCACCCACCAGACCCGGACCCAGGTGCTCGTCATCCCGAACGGCACCGGCCTGCACGCCGGCCTCGCCGGGGCGTTCGTGCTCGCCACCCTGCCCGGCCGGCAGCGGGTCGGCTACGTCGACGGTCCATTGCGCGGCGACGTCACCACCGACGCCGACGACATCGCCAAACTAGAATTGGCCTGGGAGATCGTCTCCGGACTGGCGCTGCCCGTCGACCTGTCACGCAAGCTGATCGAGAAGGTGGCCGATGAGTACGAGTGA
- a CDS encoding Uma2 family endonuclease produces MAGWPAEQVLQAAGVRIPGPDGDGGRIPDLSVWRKQPPRRVWLSAPDILLVVEIVSPGSEAMDSVTKLREYAAVGIPHYWVVDRDDAQTATLHRLTGLGGYQEQAKLPLAWLLQTAPGDHLD; encoded by the coding sequence ATGGCCGGCTGGCCGGCCGAGCAGGTGTTGCAGGCCGCCGGGGTGCGGATTCCGGGGCCGGACGGGGATGGCGGCCGGATCCCCGACCTCAGCGTCTGGCGCAAGCAACCGCCCCGCCGCGTCTGGCTGTCGGCCCCCGACATCCTCCTCGTCGTCGAGATCGTCTCACCGGGGTCGGAGGCGATGGACTCGGTGACCAAGCTCCGCGAGTACGCCGCGGTGGGCATCCCGCATTACTGGGTGGTCGACCGGGACGACGCTCAGACGGCCACCCTGCACCGCCTGACCGGGCTTGGCGGCTACCAGGAGCAGGCGAAGCTGCCGCTGGCCTGGCTGTTGCAGACCGCGCCCGGCGACCATCTCGACTAG
- a CDS encoding YegS/Rv2252/BmrU family lipid kinase, which translates to MKQPAAPRVAVVAHRRKSLGGGLPELRRLLADRGIENPIWYEVPKSRKAPKKARKAVEKGAELVLVWGGDGMVQRCMDALAGRDVQTAIIPAGTANLLATNLGIPEDLEKAVEIAFHGRPRAIDLGKVNGQHFAVMAGAGFDGELIGDADRGLKDRAGKLAYVLTGLRHVRDESVPTKIKVDGRKWYSGDATCVLFGNVSMITGGIEAFDDAEPDNGRLEVGVATAHGPLDWARTIGRMAVGRTEKSPFVQVTRASKVTVRLAEKTTYELDGGEQGATRKLKVRVVPAAITVRVPVPDPAEV; encoded by the coding sequence ATGAAACAGCCAGCAGCGCCCCGAGTCGCCGTCGTCGCCCACCGCCGGAAGTCCCTCGGCGGCGGCCTGCCCGAGCTGCGCCGGCTGCTCGCCGACCGGGGCATAGAAAACCCCATCTGGTACGAGGTGCCGAAAAGCCGCAAAGCCCCAAAGAAGGCCCGCAAGGCGGTCGAGAAGGGCGCCGAACTGGTGCTCGTCTGGGGCGGCGACGGGATGGTGCAGCGGTGCATGGACGCCCTCGCCGGCCGCGACGTGCAGACCGCGATCATCCCGGCCGGTACGGCGAACCTGCTCGCCACCAACCTGGGCATCCCGGAGGATCTGGAGAAGGCGGTCGAGATCGCCTTCCACGGCCGGCCCCGGGCGATCGACCTCGGCAAGGTGAACGGTCAGCACTTCGCGGTGATGGCCGGCGCAGGCTTCGACGGCGAGTTGATCGGGGACGCCGACCGGGGCCTGAAGGACCGGGCCGGCAAGCTCGCGTACGTCCTCACCGGGCTGCGGCACGTGCGGGACGAGTCGGTGCCGACGAAGATCAAGGTGGACGGCCGGAAGTGGTACTCCGGCGACGCGACCTGCGTGCTGTTCGGCAACGTCAGCATGATCACCGGTGGGATCGAGGCGTTCGACGACGCGGAGCCGGACAACGGCCGGCTGGAGGTCGGCGTGGCCACCGCGCACGGCCCGCTGGACTGGGCCCGCACGATCGGCCGGATGGCGGTCGGCCGGACGGAGAAGTCCCCGTTCGTGCAGGTCACCCGAGCCAGCAAGGTGACCGTGCGGCTGGCCGAGAAGACCACCTACGAGCTGGACGGCGGCGAGCAGGGCGCAACCCGCAAGCTGAAGGTCAGGGTGGTGCCCGCCGCGATCACGGTCCGCGTCCCGGTGCCCGACCCCGCCGAGGTCTAG
- a CDS encoding protein phosphatase 2C domain-containing protein: MSLILRAVAVTDPGLVRPENEDAAHAGSRLIAVADGMGGLPAGEVASEIAIRALAALEWAPADDPVAALNGAVETANLQIRAAVEADPARDGMGTTITAVLLADTLLTVAHVGDSRGYLLRGATLRRLTRDDTLVQALVDQGVLTSAEARRHPQRSLVTRAVQGAGLAPSIDTVPAAAGDRLLLCSDGLSDVVDDQAIGQTLAHWADRHQCGEQLVKLAHQAGAPDNVTVVVADVETEPAPPAG; encoded by the coding sequence ATGAGCCTGATCCTGCGCGCGGTGGCCGTCACCGATCCCGGCCTGGTCCGGCCCGAGAACGAGGACGCCGCGCACGCCGGTAGCCGGCTGATCGCGGTGGCGGACGGGATGGGCGGGCTGCCGGCCGGCGAGGTGGCCAGCGAGATCGCGATCCGAGCGCTGGCGGCGCTGGAGTGGGCGCCGGCCGACGACCCGGTCGCCGCGCTCAACGGCGCGGTCGAGACGGCGAATCTCCAGATCCGGGCGGCGGTCGAGGCCGACCCGGCACGGGACGGGATGGGCACCACCATCACCGCGGTACTGCTGGCCGACACACTTCTCACCGTCGCACATGTCGGCGACTCCCGGGGTTATCTGCTGCGCGGCGCCACGCTGCGACGACTGACCAGAGACGACACTCTCGTCCAGGCGCTTGTCGACCAGGGGGTGTTGACCTCGGCGGAGGCCCGCCGGCATCCGCAGCGCTCGCTTGTCACCCGGGCGGTGCAGGGCGCCGGGCTGGCGCCGAGCATCGACACCGTCCCGGCCGCCGCCGGTGACCGGCTGCTGCTCTGCAGTGACGGGCTCTCCGATGTGGTCGACGACCAGGCGATCGGGCAGACCCTGGCACACTGGGCCGACCGGCACCAGTGCGGGGAGCAGTTGGTCAAGCTGGCCCATCAGGCGGGCGCGCCGGACAACGTCACGGTCGTGGTGGCCGACGTCGAGACCGAGCCGGCCCCGCCGGCCGGGTGA
- a CDS encoding LuxR family transcriptional regulator, giving the protein MMPVSMVGRAGELAELVRAWSAVVDRRPGRAARTVVVTGAGGVGKSLLIASALDALIPRPSAVLSGSARVHSPAPYDWLAAVLTGCDTRNLPLPADALAWLAQHPNAPRERYAPDALLRLAVRTVRALVGAGPAVLVVEDLHALDPASLNLVGELAAAPELPVLLIAASRPAASAVSPELTRRTLARLCGVAGAVRQHLDELTRTEVAEVLAQVYPDQKVPATVTAAVWQRTGGNPYRLIEYLATDGRRGLAGLADRPAPARPAPRRPVNAGPAGVPAELTGREIEVLGCLAAGMSNKQVARSLGISIRTVTVHVSNLLRKTGSASRTEAALWALEHQFNDPAGRP; this is encoded by the coding sequence ATGATGCCGGTCTCCATGGTCGGGCGCGCCGGCGAGTTGGCCGAGCTCGTCCGCGCCTGGTCGGCCGTGGTCGACCGGCGACCGGGACGGGCCGCCCGCACGGTGGTGGTCACCGGCGCCGGTGGGGTCGGCAAGAGCCTGTTGATCGCCTCCGCCCTGGACGCCCTGATCCCCCGGCCGAGCGCGGTGCTCTCCGGCTCGGCCCGGGTGCACTCGCCGGCCCCCTACGACTGGCTCGCCGCGGTGTTGACCGGCTGCGACACCCGAAATCTGCCGTTGCCGGCGGACGCGTTGGCCTGGCTCGCCCAGCACCCGAACGCGCCCCGCGAGCGGTACGCCCCGGACGCGCTGCTGCGGCTGGCCGTCCGTACCGTCCGGGCCCTGGTCGGCGCCGGCCCGGCGGTGCTGGTGGTGGAGGACCTGCACGCGCTCGACCCGGCGAGTCTCAACCTGGTCGGCGAGCTGGCCGCCGCGCCGGAGCTGCCGGTCCTGCTCATCGCCGCCAGCCGACCGGCGGCGTCCGCGGTCTCGCCGGAACTCACCCGGCGGACCCTGGCCCGGCTCTGCGGGGTTGCCGGCGCGGTCCGGCAGCACCTCGACGAGCTGACCCGGACCGAGGTGGCCGAGGTGCTGGCCCAGGTCTATCCCGACCAGAAGGTGCCCGCCACGGTGACGGCCGCGGTCTGGCAACGCACCGGCGGCAACCCGTACCGGTTGATCGAATACCTGGCCACGGACGGCCGGCGCGGGCTGGCGGGCCTGGCGGACCGGCCGGCGCCGGCCCGCCCGGCGCCCCGCCGGCCGGTCAACGCCGGCCCGGCCGGGGTCCCCGCCGAGTTGACCGGTCGGGAGATCGAGGTGCTCGGCTGCCTGGCCGCCGGCATGTCGAACAAGCAGGTTGCCCGCTCGCTCGGAATCTCGATCCGCACGGTCACCGTGCACGTGTCGAACCTGCTCCGCAAGACCGGTTCGGCGTCGCGGACCGAGGCCGCCCTCTGGGCCCTCGAACACCAGTTCAATGATCCGGCCGGCCGTCCCTGA